One stretch of Elephas maximus indicus isolate mEleMax1 chromosome 22, mEleMax1 primary haplotype, whole genome shotgun sequence DNA includes these proteins:
- the ASCC2 gene encoding activating signal cointegrator 1 complex subunit 2 isoform X2 yields MPALPLDELQITHKDPKTGKLSTSPALHPEQKADRYFVLYKPPPKDNIPALVEEYLERATFVANDLDWLLALPHDKFWCQVIFDETLQKCLDSYLCYVPRKFDEWVAPTPEVVDMQKHLHHSVFLTFLRMSTHKESKDHFISPSVFGEILYNNFLFDIPKILDLCVLFGKGNLPLLQKMIGNIFTQQPNYYNDLDETIPTILQVFSNILQHCGLQGDGACATPQRLEERDRLTPSDMPLQELKDIVLYLCDTCTTLWAFLDIFPVACQTFQKHDFCYRLASFYETAIPELESAIKKRRLEDSMLLGDLWQRLSHSRKKLVEIFHILMNHICLLPILESSCDNIQSFIEEFLQIFSSLLQEKRFLRDYDMLFPVADDISLLQQASSVFDETRTAYILQAVESAWEGVNRQKATEAKDPLVAEDPHEVAATAEPVSQTPSHPENWEEGEECMGVAAALGPPVSGVELDLLISQVKDLLPDLGEGFILACLAHYSYNLEQVINNILEERLAPALSQLDRSLDRQMKPDPTPLLTSRLNVFQNDEFDVFSRDSVDLSRVHKGKRKEENTRSLLNDKQAVAAQRQRYEQYSVVVEEVPLQPGEGLPYHDDDYEDEYDDTYDGNQVGANDVDSDDELISRRPFTTPQVLRNRVPGERQEDEEEEDEEEEPEEDAPKPDHFVQDPAVLREKAEARRIAFLARRGYRHDSSTAVVGSPRGHGQNRETTQERRKKEANKAARANHNRRAMADRKRSKGMIPS; encoded by the exons CACCCTGAACAGAAGGCAGACCGGTATTTTGTGTTATACAAACCGCCCCCTAAAGACAACATTCCCGCCCTAGTGGAGGAGTACCTGGAACGCGCCACCTTCGTAGCCAATGACCTCGACTGGCTCCTGGCCTTGCCTCACGATAAGTTCTGGTGCCAG GTTATCTTCGACGAGACCCTGCAGAAGTGCCTGGACTCCTACCTCTGCTATGTCCCCCGAAAATTTGATGAGTGGGTGGCCCCAACCCCTGAGGTTGTTGACATGCAGAAGCACCTCCATCACAGTGTTTTTCTCACCTTCCTCCGTATGTCCACTCACAAGGAATCCAAA GATCACTTCATTTCCCCATCTGTGTTTGGAGAAATTCTCTACAATAACTTCCTGTTCGACATCCCAAAGATCCTGGACCTCTGTGTGCTCTTCGGAAAAGGCAACTTGCCACTGCTCCAAAAGATGATAG gAAACATCTTTACCCAGCAGCCAAATTACTATAATGACCTGGATGAAACCATACCCACCATCCTTCAG GTCTTCAGCAATATCCTGCAGCACTGTGGCTTGCAAGGGGACGGGGCCTGTGCCACACCCCAGAGGCTCGAGGAGAGGGACCGATTGACCCCCAGCGACATGCCTCTCCAG GAATTGAAGGACATTGTTCTCTACCTTTGTGATACCTGTACTACACTCTGGGCCTTTCTAGACATCTTCCCTGTGGCTTGCCAAACCTTCCAGAAACACGACTTCTGTTACAG ACTAGCTTCCTTTTATGAAACAGCAATTCCTGAACTGGAGTCTGCAATTAAGAAGAGGAGGCTTGAAGACAGCAT GCTGCTCGGTGACCTGTGGCAGAGGCTCTCCCATTCCAGGAAGAAGCTGGTGGAGATCTTTCACATCCTCATGAATCACATCTGCCTTCTGCCCATCCTAGAAAGCAG CTGTGACAACATTCAGAGTTTCATCGAGGAGTTCCTTCagatcttcagctctttgctgcAGGAGAAGAG GTTCCTCCGGGACTATGACATGCTCTTCCCTGTGGCTGATGACATCAGCTTGCTGCAGCAGGCCTCGTCAGTCTT CGACGAGACACGCACTGCGTATATCCTCCAGGCAGTCGAGAGTGCGTGGGAAGGGGTAAACAGACAGAAAGCCACTGAGGCTAAAGACCCACTGGTGGCTGAGGATCCTCATGAGGTCGCAGCGACAGCGGAGCCAGTCAGTCAAACACCGTCACACCCAGAGAACTGGGAGGAGGGTGAGGAG TGCATGGGGGTAGCTGCTGCCCTGGGGCCCCCCGTTTCTGGCGTGGAGCTGGACTTGCTCATCTCCCAAGTGAAGGACCTGCTGCCGGACCTTGGCGAGGGCTTCATTCTGGCCTGCCTGGCGCACTACAGCTACAACCTGGAGCAGGTGATCAACAACATCCTGGAGGAGCGACTGGCCCCGGCCCTCAGCCAGCTGGACCGCAGCCTAGACAG GCAGATGAAGCCAGACCCAACGCCCCTGTTGACATCTCGTCTCAACGTCTTCCAGAACGACGAGTTTGACGTGTTCAGCAGGGACTCAGTGGACCTAAGCCGGGTGCACAAGGGCAAGAG GAAGGAGGAGAACACGCGGAGCCTGCTGAACGACAAGCAAGCAGTGGCAGCGCAGCGGCAGCGCTACGAGCAGTACAGCGTGGTGGTGGAGGAG GTGCCACTGCAGCCTGGGGAAGGCCTGCCCTATCATGATGATGACTATGAGGATGAGTACGATGACACATACGATGGCAACCAGGTGGGCGCCAACGATGTTGACTCAGATGATGAGCTCATCAGCCGCAG GCCCTTCACTACCCCTCAGGTGTTGAGAAACAGAGTCCCCGGGGAAAGGCAagaggatgaggaggaggaggacgaggAGGAAGAGCCTGAAGAGGACGCCCCCAAG CCTGACCACTTCGTGCAGGACCCTGCAGTGCTAAGGGAGAAGGCAGAAGCCAGGCGCATAGCCTTCCTCGCCAGGAGGGG GTACCGGCATGACAGTTCAACAGCAGTGGTCGGCAGCCCCCGAGGCCATGGACAGAATCGTGAGACAACCCAGGAACGCAGGAAGAAAGAAGCCAACAAGGCAGCAAGAGCCAACCACAACCGGAGGGCCATGGCTGACCGTAAGAGAAGTAAAGGCATGATTCCATCCTGA
- the ASCC2 gene encoding activating signal cointegrator 1 complex subunit 2 isoform X1 has translation MPALPLDELQITHKDPKTGKLSTSPALHPEQKADRYFVLYKPPPKDNIPALVEEYLERATFVANDLDWLLALPHDKFWCQVIFDETLQKCLDSYLCYVPRKFDEWVAPTPEVVDMQKHLHHSVFLTFLRMSTHKESKDHFISPSVFGEILYNNFLFDIPKILDLCVLFGKGNLPLLQKMIGNIFTQQPNYYNDLDETIPTILQVFSNILQHCGLQGDGACATPQRLEERDRLTPSDMPLQELKDIVLYLCDTCTTLWAFLDIFPVACQTFQKHDFCYRLASFYETAIPELESAIKKRRLEDSMLLGDLWQRLSHSRKKLVEIFHILMNHICLLPILESSCDNIQSFIEEFLQIFSSLLQEKRFLRDYDMLFPVADDISLLQQASSVLYPSTTAPGKGSGLAWPGWRWTAGSQRSGGRFSPRTHRSASFPGRHAKAPAPVFLEEMTALILGCMGVAAALGPPVSGVELDLLISQVKDLLPDLGEGFILACLAHYSYNLEQVINNILEERLAPALSQLDRSLDRQMKPDPTPLLTSRLNVFQNDEFDVFSRDSVDLSRVHKGKRKEENTRSLLNDKQAVAAQRQRYEQYSVVVEEVPLQPGEGLPYHDDDYEDEYDDTYDGNQVGANDVDSDDELISRRPFTTPQVLRNRVPGERQEDEEEEDEEEEPEEDAPKPDHFVQDPAVLREKAEARRIAFLARRGYRHDSSTAVVGSPRGHGQNRETTQERRKKEANKAARANHNRRAMADRKRSKGMIPS, from the exons CACCCTGAACAGAAGGCAGACCGGTATTTTGTGTTATACAAACCGCCCCCTAAAGACAACATTCCCGCCCTAGTGGAGGAGTACCTGGAACGCGCCACCTTCGTAGCCAATGACCTCGACTGGCTCCTGGCCTTGCCTCACGATAAGTTCTGGTGCCAG GTTATCTTCGACGAGACCCTGCAGAAGTGCCTGGACTCCTACCTCTGCTATGTCCCCCGAAAATTTGATGAGTGGGTGGCCCCAACCCCTGAGGTTGTTGACATGCAGAAGCACCTCCATCACAGTGTTTTTCTCACCTTCCTCCGTATGTCCACTCACAAGGAATCCAAA GATCACTTCATTTCCCCATCTGTGTTTGGAGAAATTCTCTACAATAACTTCCTGTTCGACATCCCAAAGATCCTGGACCTCTGTGTGCTCTTCGGAAAAGGCAACTTGCCACTGCTCCAAAAGATGATAG gAAACATCTTTACCCAGCAGCCAAATTACTATAATGACCTGGATGAAACCATACCCACCATCCTTCAG GTCTTCAGCAATATCCTGCAGCACTGTGGCTTGCAAGGGGACGGGGCCTGTGCCACACCCCAGAGGCTCGAGGAGAGGGACCGATTGACCCCCAGCGACATGCCTCTCCAG GAATTGAAGGACATTGTTCTCTACCTTTGTGATACCTGTACTACACTCTGGGCCTTTCTAGACATCTTCCCTGTGGCTTGCCAAACCTTCCAGAAACACGACTTCTGTTACAG ACTAGCTTCCTTTTATGAAACAGCAATTCCTGAACTGGAGTCTGCAATTAAGAAGAGGAGGCTTGAAGACAGCAT GCTGCTCGGTGACCTGTGGCAGAGGCTCTCCCATTCCAGGAAGAAGCTGGTGGAGATCTTTCACATCCTCATGAATCACATCTGCCTTCTGCCCATCCTAGAAAGCAG CTGTGACAACATTCAGAGTTTCATCGAGGAGTTCCTTCagatcttcagctctttgctgcAGGAGAAGAG GTTCCTCCGGGACTATGACATGCTCTTCCCTGTGGCTGATGACATCAGCTTGCTGCAGCAGGCCTCGTCAGTCTTGTATCCTTCAACCACTGCCCCTGGAAAGGggtctggcctggcctggccaggTTGGAGATGGACTGCTGGGTCCCAGAGGAGTGGAGGGAGGTTTAGTCCAAGAACACACAGGTCAGCCAGCTTTCCTGGGAGGCACGCCAAGGCCCCAGCCCCTGTTTTTCTGGAggagatgactgccctgattCTTGGG TGCATGGGGGTAGCTGCTGCCCTGGGGCCCCCCGTTTCTGGCGTGGAGCTGGACTTGCTCATCTCCCAAGTGAAGGACCTGCTGCCGGACCTTGGCGAGGGCTTCATTCTGGCCTGCCTGGCGCACTACAGCTACAACCTGGAGCAGGTGATCAACAACATCCTGGAGGAGCGACTGGCCCCGGCCCTCAGCCAGCTGGACCGCAGCCTAGACAG GCAGATGAAGCCAGACCCAACGCCCCTGTTGACATCTCGTCTCAACGTCTTCCAGAACGACGAGTTTGACGTGTTCAGCAGGGACTCAGTGGACCTAAGCCGGGTGCACAAGGGCAAGAG GAAGGAGGAGAACACGCGGAGCCTGCTGAACGACAAGCAAGCAGTGGCAGCGCAGCGGCAGCGCTACGAGCAGTACAGCGTGGTGGTGGAGGAG GTGCCACTGCAGCCTGGGGAAGGCCTGCCCTATCATGATGATGACTATGAGGATGAGTACGATGACACATACGATGGCAACCAGGTGGGCGCCAACGATGTTGACTCAGATGATGAGCTCATCAGCCGCAG GCCCTTCACTACCCCTCAGGTGTTGAGAAACAGAGTCCCCGGGGAAAGGCAagaggatgaggaggaggaggacgaggAGGAAGAGCCTGAAGAGGACGCCCCCAAG CCTGACCACTTCGTGCAGGACCCTGCAGTGCTAAGGGAGAAGGCAGAAGCCAGGCGCATAGCCTTCCTCGCCAGGAGGGG GTACCGGCATGACAGTTCAACAGCAGTGGTCGGCAGCCCCCGAGGCCATGGACAGAATCGTGAGACAACCCAGGAACGCAGGAAGAAAGAAGCCAACAAGGCAGCAAGAGCCAACCACAACCGGAGGGCCATGGCTGACCGTAAGAGAAGTAAAGGCATGATTCCATCCTGA